The Phocoena sinus isolate mPhoSin1 chromosome 12, mPhoSin1.pri, whole genome shotgun sequence genome includes a window with the following:
- the OLIG3 gene encoding oligodendrocyte transcription factor 3 produces the protein MNSDSSSVSSRASSPDMDEMYLRDHHHRHHHHQESRLNSVSSTQGDMVQKMPGESLSRAGAKAAGESSKYKIKKQLSEQDLQQLRLKINGRERKRMHDLNLAMDGLREVMPYAHGPSVRKLSKIATLLLARNYILMLTSSLEEMKRLVGEIYGGHHSAFHCGTVGHSAGHPAHAANAVHPVHPILGGALSSGTASSPLSAASLPAIGTIRPPHSLLKAPSTPPALQLGSGFQHWAGLPCPCAICQMPPPHLSALSTANMARLSAESKDLLK, from the coding sequence ATGAATTCTGATTCGAGCTCTGTCTCCAGCAGAGCTTCATCTCCGGACATGGATGAGATGTATCTGAGGGaccaccaccaccgccatcaccaccaccaggaGAGCCGTCTCAACTCGGTCTCGTCCACGCAGGGCGACATGGTGCAGAAAATGCCCGGGGAAAGCCTTTCGCGGGCCGGCGCCAAAGCCGCGGGCGAGAGCAGCAAGTACAAAATCAAGAAGCAGTTGTCGGAGCAGGACCTACAGCAGTTGCGGCTGAAGATCAACGGACGCGAGCGCAAGCGGATGCACGACCTGAACCTCGCCATGGACGGGCTACGCGAAGTCATGCCCTACGCTCACGGGCCCTCGGTGCGCAAGCTCTCCAAGATCGCCACTCTCCTGCTGGCCAGAAACTACATCCTCATGCTCACCAGCTCCCTGGAGGAGATGAAGAGGTTGGTTGGTGAGATCTACGGGGGCCACCACTCTGCCTTCCACTGCGGGACTGTGGGCCACTCGGCCGGCCACCCAGCGCACGCCGCCAACGCCGTGCACCCGGTGCACCCCATCTTGGGAGGCGCGCTCTCGTCCGGCACCGCCTCATCCCCGCTGTCCGCCGCCTCGCTGCCCGCCATCGGCACCATCCGGCCTCCCCACTCGCTGCTCAAGGCGCCCTCCACCCCGCCCGCGCTGCAGCTGGGCAGCGGCTTCCAGCACTGGGCCGGGCTGCCCTGCCCCTGCGCCATCTGCCAGATGCCGCCGCCGCACCTGTCCGCTCTCTCCACCGCCAACATGGCACGGCTGTCGGCCGAGTCCAAGGACTTGCTCAAGTGA